One window from the genome of Gemmatimonadaceae bacterium encodes:
- a CDS encoding DUF4384 domain-containing protein yields MGRRSWVVRTLAVTGLAATALSSVVARASAQTPARSLERAQTIRWNAAAAASDTVEDAPIVNLRIEGSSLFSYGEPVRVWFNVSQDAYVIVARVDANGHLTLLYPSSRTMSSGVEGGREIPIRGRRGGASFYATDRMGGGFVFAMASYDPFDLSRLGLRDFDRYVTGTYVGRPSRVYIGDPHRVVTRFASMVSFSDESPYDYAVEYYQVDAPYYVTSVGFSNFCNGFYGGYRRGLLERWDDELFYGNAMASNYGCNYNCPSYGYTAGYGYPFFINPACGFNRNQGNQNGPPIPTQPPKDSSRVPPWLPDSIKGGRPDTVSNVPETKGTDDTNLRRRIALMDGSYGGASTNEFDPSRKSYAIPERALRNSPMTFGEGRERGGEATARPDRRNASAGGPDIAWVRPPRDVIEASSNAGGGALPRSPRNGVTRGDGSDYRGGRSTFVSGSEGRSGVRAEPPRYEPPTRTFGPRFDAPPPSVRNSLDSPRYDTPPPRFDAPRGNDGPRYSPPSATGSSSGSASGGAASGSPRGGEGGGARSEPVRPASDGAGARPASTEKKPDAK; encoded by the coding sequence ATGGGTCGTCGATCGTGGGTCGTGAGGACGCTTGCCGTGACTGGGCTGGCCGCCACGGCGCTCAGCTCCGTGGTCGCGCGCGCGAGCGCGCAGACGCCGGCGCGCTCGCTGGAGCGCGCACAGACCATCCGATGGAACGCCGCCGCGGCCGCCTCCGACACGGTCGAGGATGCGCCGATCGTGAATCTCCGCATCGAGGGGTCGAGCCTCTTCTCCTACGGTGAGCCGGTTCGCGTCTGGTTCAACGTGAGTCAGGACGCGTACGTGATCGTGGCCCGCGTCGATGCCAACGGACACCTCACGCTCCTCTATCCATCCAGCCGCACCATGTCGTCCGGCGTGGAGGGGGGGCGCGAGATACCCATTCGCGGACGCCGCGGCGGCGCCTCGTTCTACGCGACCGATCGCATGGGAGGAGGCTTCGTCTTTGCCATGGCGTCGTACGATCCGTTCGACCTGTCGCGGCTGGGGCTGCGCGACTTCGATCGCTACGTGACGGGGACGTATGTCGGGCGACCGAGCCGGGTGTACATCGGCGACCCGCACCGCGTCGTGACACGCTTCGCGAGCATGGTCTCGTTCAGCGATGAATCGCCGTACGACTACGCTGTCGAGTATTACCAGGTCGACGCGCCGTACTACGTGACTTCCGTCGGTTTCTCGAACTTCTGCAATGGCTTCTACGGTGGATATCGCCGTGGCCTGCTGGAGCGGTGGGACGACGAGCTGTTCTACGGCAACGCGATGGCGTCGAACTACGGCTGCAACTACAACTGCCCTTCCTACGGCTACACGGCGGGCTACGGCTACCCGTTCTTCATCAACCCCGCGTGCGGCTTCAACCGCAATCAGGGGAATCAGAACGGACCGCCTATCCCCACGCAGCCGCCCAAGGACTCCTCGCGCGTGCCGCCCTGGCTCCCCGACAGCATCAAGGGCGGGCGGCCGGACACGGTGAGCAACGTGCCGGAGACCAAGGGGACTGACGATACGAACCTCCGCCGCCGCATTGCGCTAATGGATGGCAGCTACGGCGGTGCGTCGACCAACGAGTTCGATCCGTCGCGGAAGTCGTACGCGATTCCCGAGCGTGCGCTGCGCAACTCGCCAATGACATTTGGCGAAGGGCGTGAGCGCGGCGGGGAGGCGACGGCACGCCCCGATCGCCGCAATGCGTCGGCCGGTGGGCCGGACATTGCCTGGGTCCGTCCGCCGCGCGACGTCATCGAGGCCTCGAGCAACGCCGGTGGTGGCGCCCTTCCCCGCTCGCCGCGCAACGGCGTGACGCGAGGCGACGGGAGCGATTACCGCGGCGGGCGTTCCACCTTCGTGAGCGGGAGCGAGGGGCGCAGCGGCGTACGCGCCGAGCCTCCGCGCTACGAACCGCCGACGCGCACCTTTGGCCCGCGCTTCGACGCGCCGCCACCCTCCGTGCGCAACTCGCTCGACTCGCCGCGTTACGACACACCGCCGCCGCGCTTCGACGCACCGCGCGGCAACGACGGGCCGCGCTACTCGCCACCCTCGGCGACCGGTAGCTCGTCGGGTTCGGCGTCGGGCGGTGCCGCGAGTGGCTCTCCGCGCGGTGGTGAAGGCGGAGGCGCTCGTTCCGAGCCGGTGCGACCCGCCTCCGACGGGGCCGGGGCTCGCCCGGCATCGACCGAGAAGAAGCCAGACGCGAAGTAG
- a CDS encoding BatA and WFA domain-containing protein, with protein MSFLAPLYLLLAGAVAIPLFLHLRRRRIENTVDFPAVRYLERAEKENVRQLKVRNLLLMFLRIATVLAIAFAAARPIGVFFGAGHVPTALAIVLDNSLSTSAIVNGQPMLATLRQQALDAANAATRSDRVWLVTVDGTVTGGTVEAVRQAISRTDVFQGRGDLANAITRATGLVVGAGLDGRQVVVVTDAQASTWNAPVAVGDVHLSVLAPGGEAPRNRAVVLAEARPPRWTPRGMVVARARLTDSATYRIALGERTLARGTARDGEDLTVRAAPPERGWQAGIVELEPDELRADDTRYFAVWLGAAPLVRPEPAAGPFLRTAVDALVQDARVALGNDVALAPADGAARLPALLVAPSDPSRLGGANRTLERLGVPWRFGAPRRDETTVRGERFDGVRATLRYPLEAQAGATGDTVATAGGAPWIVAGEGYVLIGSPLDPAATDLPLRASFVPWLGDVIAQRLSGAASAELTAVPGGALRLPAGVESLEGMDGQRVPVNAGSTAPTRSGVYFLRRGTERVGALVVNAEAEESDLTRLPIATLRDRVRARDAVVTANAAQWQRSLFNVGSRRPLQLPLLLLALALLAAESVVVRQDERRDHVA; from the coding sequence GTGAGCTTTCTCGCTCCCCTGTACTTGCTGCTGGCGGGCGCGGTTGCGATCCCGCTCTTCCTGCACCTGCGCCGGCGCCGCATCGAGAACACGGTCGACTTCCCGGCGGTGCGTTACCTGGAGCGCGCCGAGAAGGAGAACGTGCGGCAGCTCAAGGTCCGCAACCTCCTCCTGATGTTCCTGCGCATCGCCACCGTGCTGGCGATTGCCTTCGCGGCGGCGCGCCCCATCGGCGTCTTCTTTGGCGCCGGCCACGTGCCGACGGCGCTGGCCATCGTCCTCGACAACTCGTTGAGCACGAGCGCGATCGTGAACGGGCAGCCGATGCTGGCCACGCTGCGGCAGCAGGCGCTCGACGCCGCGAACGCGGCCACGCGCAGCGATCGCGTCTGGCTGGTGACGGTGGATGGCACGGTCACCGGCGGCACGGTGGAGGCGGTGCGGCAGGCCATCTCGCGTACCGACGTCTTCCAGGGGCGCGGCGACCTGGCCAACGCGATCACGCGCGCCACGGGACTCGTCGTGGGCGCCGGTCTCGATGGGCGCCAGGTGGTTGTCGTGACCGACGCTCAGGCCTCCACGTGGAACGCCCCGGTGGCCGTGGGCGACGTGCACCTGTCGGTGCTTGCGCCTGGCGGAGAGGCACCGCGCAACCGGGCGGTGGTCCTGGCCGAGGCACGCCCGCCGCGGTGGACGCCGCGCGGGATGGTGGTGGCGCGGGCGCGGCTCACCGACTCGGCCACGTACCGCATCGCGTTAGGCGAGCGGACCCTGGCGCGCGGGACGGCACGCGACGGCGAGGACCTCACGGTGCGCGCCGCCCCGCCGGAGCGCGGGTGGCAGGCAGGAATCGTCGAACTCGAGCCCGACGAACTCCGCGCCGATGACACGCGCTACTTCGCCGTCTGGCTCGGCGCCGCGCCGCTCGTGCGCCCCGAACCGGCGGCCGGCCCCTTCCTGCGCACCGCCGTCGACGCGCTGGTCCAGGACGCCCGCGTGGCGTTAGGCAACGACGTCGCGCTGGCCCCGGCCGACGGGGCGGCGCGCCTCCCGGCGCTCCTCGTGGCGCCCAGCGACCCGTCGCGCCTGGGGGGGGCCAACCGCACGCTGGAGCGCCTCGGCGTCCCGTGGCGCTTCGGCGCGCCGCGCCGCGACGAGACGACGGTGCGTGGCGAGCGATTTGACGGCGTGCGCGCCACCTTGCGCTACCCGCTTGAGGCGCAGGCCGGGGCAACGGGCGACACGGTCGCCACCGCCGGCGGCGCGCCGTGGATCGTGGCGGGCGAGGGCTACGTCCTCATTGGCTCGCCGCTCGACCCGGCCGCGACCGACCTTCCGCTGCGCGCCTCGTTCGTCCCCTGGCTGGGCGACGTGATCGCGCAACGCCTCTCGGGGGCGGCGAGCGCCGAACTCACCGCGGTCCCCGGCGGCGCTTTGCGCCTGCCGGCTGGTGTCGAGTCGCTCGAGGGGATGGATGGACAGCGTGTGCCCGTCAATGCCGGGAGCACCGCGCCGACGCGGTCGGGCGTGTACTTCCTGCGTCGCGGCACGGAACGGGTTGGGGCGCTGGTGGTGAACGCCGAGGCGGAGGAGTCCGATCTGACGCGACTCCCGATCGCCACGCTACGCGATCGCGTGCGTGCTCGCGATGCGGTCGTCACCGCCAACGCGGCACAGTGGCAGCGCTCGCTTTTCAATGTAGGCTCGCGGCGCCCGTTGCAGCTGCCGCTCCTCCTCCTTGCCCTCGCCCTCCTTGCGGCAGAGTCCGTGGTCGTGCGCCAGGACGAACGTCGCGATCACGTGGCGTGA
- a CDS encoding DUF58 domain-containing protein — METSRATRADLIDPAQLASLGRMEIVAKWVVDGFLQGLHRSPRKGFSVEFAEFRPYQPGDDLRYIDWKIVARADKWMVKQFEEETNMRAAIVLDVSKSMDWRGSPERLTKLQYAEQIVASLALLLIRQKDAVGLIRYDDTLRSVIPPRARNVQWRRIVKSLEEGGSGKDSDMSAALVQAGKLVSRPGLVVLVSDLLVDEEATLNALKVVRAGGHGATVLHIMDPSERDFDVAPEAIFADTERDFRLQATASEVRAAYRTTVEHAIAEWRSRFAGLGVGYEVVFTDSPFGVPLRRAFASRQRLP, encoded by the coding sequence ATGGAGACGAGCCGCGCCACGCGCGCCGATTTGATCGACCCGGCCCAACTTGCCTCGCTCGGCCGGATGGAAATCGTCGCAAAGTGGGTCGTCGACGGTTTCCTGCAGGGGCTACACCGTTCCCCCCGAAAAGGTTTCTCGGTCGAATTCGCCGAGTTCCGCCCCTACCAGCCTGGCGACGACCTCCGCTACATCGACTGGAAGATCGTGGCGCGGGCCGACAAGTGGATGGTGAAGCAGTTCGAGGAGGAGACGAACATGCGCGCCGCCATCGTCCTCGACGTCTCCAAGTCGATGGACTGGCGCGGCTCTCCGGAGCGCCTCACCAAGCTCCAGTATGCCGAGCAGATCGTCGCCTCGCTGGCGCTCCTCCTCATCCGCCAGAAGGACGCCGTCGGGCTCATTCGCTACGACGACACCCTGCGCAGCGTGATCCCGCCGCGCGCCCGCAACGTGCAGTGGCGCCGCATCGTGAAGTCGCTCGAGGAAGGGGGCTCGGGTAAGGACTCGGACATGTCGGCGGCGCTGGTACAGGCCGGAAAGCTCGTGTCGCGTCCCGGGCTGGTCGTCCTCGTTTCGGACCTCCTGGTGGACGAGGAGGCAACGCTCAACGCCCTCAAGGTGGTGCGCGCCGGCGGGCACGGCGCCACCGTGCTCCACATCATGGACCCCTCGGAGCGCGATTTCGACGTGGCGCCGGAGGCGATCTTCGCCGACACGGAGCGCGATTTCCGCCTGCAGGCCACGGCCAGCGAGGTGCGCGCGGCGTACCGCACCACGGTGGAGCATGCCATCGCCGAGTGGCGCTCGCGCTTTGCCGGGTTGGGGGTGGGCTACGAGGTCGTCTTTACCGACTCCCCCTTTGGCGTCCCGCTGCGCCGCGCCTTCGCTTCGCGCCAACGACTGCCGTGA
- a CDS encoding sulfite exporter TauE/SafE family protein: MHGIAHPVVGLALALVVGFVLGLLGGGGSILALPIFLYVFLVPVKPAIAMSLAVVGMSAAIGFLSHWRQGTVNLRIAVPFGLCAMSGAFVTARLARHVPEQLQLTLFGVFALSAAAMMLRDSLKPLGGGRAGGGAAGSASVVGGAGGVAEGGAQGGAEGDATSPAMSPALGLGVAPAIARFSLLLAAQAVGVGALTSLIGAGGGFVIVPALVLLARVPVREAVGSSLLIITMNALSGFVGYLGQVPINWRLVGSFTGVAAIGALGGTRMVRHIPQHRIKQGFAVMILVLGTYFALRKLGVLP, translated from the coding sequence ATGCATGGTATCGCCCACCCGGTTGTTGGCCTCGCCCTCGCGCTGGTGGTGGGGTTCGTGCTGGGGCTGTTGGGCGGCGGCGGATCGATTCTCGCCCTCCCCATCTTCCTGTACGTCTTCCTGGTGCCGGTAAAGCCGGCGATCGCGATGAGCCTTGCGGTCGTCGGGATGAGCGCGGCGATCGGCTTCCTCTCGCATTGGCGCCAGGGGACGGTGAATCTTCGCATCGCCGTCCCGTTCGGGCTATGCGCCATGTCGGGAGCCTTCGTGACGGCGCGATTGGCGCGTCACGTACCGGAACAGCTGCAGCTCACGCTGTTTGGCGTTTTCGCGCTGAGCGCGGCCGCGATGATGCTGCGCGACTCGCTCAAGCCGCTGGGTGGTGGACGTGCGGGCGGGGGCGCGGCGGGAAGCGCGAGTGTGGTCGGGGGAGCGGGAGGGGTCGCTGAGGGAGGCGCTCAAGGGGGCGCTGAGGGGGACGCGACCTCGCCGGCGATGTCTCCGGCGCTAGGGCTCGGCGTGGCGCCCGCGATCGCCCGCTTCTCTCTCCTGCTCGCCGCGCAGGCCGTCGGTGTGGGTGCGCTGACGTCGTTGATCGGGGCCGGCGGCGGCTTCGTGATTGTCCCCGCGCTGGTGCTGCTGGCGCGCGTTCCCGTGCGCGAGGCGGTGGGAAGCTCGCTCCTCATCATCACGATGAACGCGCTGAGCGGCTTCGTAGGCTACCTGGGGCAGGTGCCGATCAACTGGCGGCTGGTGGGGAGCTTCACCGGGGTCGCGGCGATCGGCGCCCTTGGCGGGACGCGCATGGTGCGCCACATCCCGCAGCACCGGATCAAGCAGGGCTTCGCTGTCATGATTCTCGTGCTGGGGACATATTTCGCCCTGCGCAAGCTGGGAGTACTGCCCTAG
- the lepA gene encoding elongation factor 4: MKLSHIRNFCIVAHIDHGKSTLADRLIEATGTLEKREMKSQVLDTLDLERERGITIKLNAVRMSYTAKDGEDYELNLIDTPGHVDFTYEVSRSLAACEGAILVVDASQGIQAQTLSNLFLALDAGLEIIPVLNKIDLPGAEPERRKKEVHDLIGVDPDDILLVSAKEGLGIPELLEMVVAKVPPPTGDPEAPLRALIFDSYYDRYRGAIPSIRVVDGVLKPGMQITFGANDARYEVSEVGSLMLRQVKGEQLTAGEVGYVVANVRTVKETRAGDTIFDANDHARDPLPGYKDVHSMVFAGIYPTDTTQYESLRDALSKLQLNDASLNYEPETSTALGFGFRCGFLGLLHMEIVQERLEREFNLDLVTTVPNVEYHVYKTDGEMELIENPSKLPSPQVTARIEEPYVKARIVSPAEYIGPIMTLGTERRGVYMGMKYIDTARVEFDWEFPLAEIILDFYDRLKTISRGYASLDYEMADYRPGKLVKLDMLINGDVLDAFSVIIHVDKSYDWGRKIADKLKELIPRQLFEVIIQAAIGTKIIARTTVKALRKDVLAKCYGGDISRKRKLLEKQKEGKKRMKQVGAVEIPQEAFLAVLQVD, from the coding sequence GTGAAACTCTCGCATATCCGCAACTTCTGCATCGTCGCGCACATCGATCACGGCAAGTCGACCTTGGCCGACCGCCTGATCGAGGCTACGGGGACGCTCGAGAAGCGCGAGATGAAGTCCCAGGTGCTCGACACGCTCGACCTGGAACGCGAGCGCGGGATCACGATCAAGCTCAACGCGGTGCGCATGAGCTACACCGCGAAGGACGGCGAGGACTACGAGCTCAACCTCATCGACACGCCGGGGCACGTCGACTTCACCTACGAGGTCTCGCGCTCGCTGGCGGCCTGCGAGGGGGCCATCCTCGTGGTCGACGCCTCGCAGGGGATCCAGGCGCAGACGCTGTCGAACCTCTTCCTTGCGCTGGACGCCGGGCTGGAGATCATCCCGGTCCTCAACAAGATCGACCTTCCCGGCGCCGAGCCGGAGCGGCGCAAGAAGGAGGTGCACGACCTCATCGGCGTCGACCCCGACGACATCCTCCTGGTGAGCGCGAAGGAGGGGCTCGGCATTCCCGAGTTGCTGGAGATGGTCGTGGCCAAGGTCCCGCCCCCCACCGGCGACCCCGAGGCGCCGCTGCGCGCGCTGATCTTCGACTCGTACTACGACCGGTATCGCGGCGCCATTCCCTCCATCCGTGTGGTGGACGGGGTGCTCAAGCCGGGGATGCAGATCACCTTTGGGGCCAACGACGCGCGTTACGAGGTGAGTGAGGTGGGCTCGCTGATGCTGCGCCAGGTGAAGGGAGAGCAGCTGACGGCGGGCGAGGTGGGGTACGTGGTGGCCAACGTGCGCACCGTGAAGGAAACGCGCGCCGGCGACACGATCTTCGACGCCAACGACCACGCCAGGGATCCGCTCCCCGGGTACAAGGACGTGCACTCGATGGTGTTTGCCGGTATCTACCCGACGGACACCACGCAGTACGAGTCGCTGCGCGACGCGCTGAGCAAGTTGCAGCTCAACGACGCCTCGCTCAACTACGAGCCCGAGACGTCGACGGCCCTTGGCTTCGGCTTCCGCTGCGGCTTTTTGGGGTTGCTGCACATGGAGATCGTGCAGGAGCGCCTGGAGCGCGAGTTCAACCTCGACCTCGTCACCACCGTCCCCAACGTGGAGTACCACGTGTACAAGACGGACGGCGAGATGGAACTGATCGAGAACCCGTCCAAGCTCCCGTCGCCGCAGGTCACGGCGCGCATCGAGGAACCGTACGTCAAGGCGCGCATCGTGTCGCCCGCCGAGTACATCGGGCCGATCATGACGTTAGGCACCGAACGGCGCGGCGTATACATGGGGATGAAGTACATCGACACGGCGCGCGTGGAGTTCGACTGGGAGTTCCCCCTCGCCGAGATCATCCTCGACTTCTACGACCGGCTCAAGACCATCTCCCGCGGCTACGCCTCGCTCGACTACGAGATGGCCGACTATCGCCCGGGCAAGCTGGTGAAGCTCGACATGCTGATCAACGGCGACGTGCTGGACGCGTTCTCGGTGATCATCCACGTCGACAAGTCGTACGACTGGGGGCGCAAGATCGCCGACAAGCTCAAGGAACTGATTCCCCGACAGCTGTTCGAGGTGATCATCCAGGCCGCCATCGGGACCAAGATCATCGCCCGCACCACGGTCAAGGCGCTGCGCAAGGACGTGCTCGCGAAGTGCTACGGCGGCGACATCTCACGCAAGCGCAAGCTCCTGGAGAAGCAGAAGGAAGGAAAGAAGCGAATGAAGCAGGTGGGCGCCGTGGAGATTCCGCAGGAGGCGTTCCTGGCGGTGCTACAAGTTGATTAG
- the waaF gene encoding lipopolysaccharide heptosyltransferase II, translated as MRSLIIQTSFLGDMVLTTPLIRELAARGPVDVVATPENAALLKHHPDVRHLFRFDKRGAHAGARGFRELVRLAHAEDNDDTAFLAQGSIRSAALALAAGYSHRVGFDSSAGRWLYTQRVPYHRQHHHAERLWSLAGYGESERPTAEVLRPSLYPGADDLESVQRLLDVHAHAGEPLLAIAPGSTWATKRWPYYAALARRLTLLGRVVIIGAESDAPLAQEIVAETFGSAIDATGQLSLLASTAMIARAAVLVTNDSAPLHLASATNTPTVALFGPTVTAFGFGPLASARQVAEVSMLDCRPCDAHGPRSCPLGHWRCMRDLTVSEVLDAVEAVRRDVNDVNDMNDMRDDGSRA; from the coding sequence ATGCGCTCCCTGATCATCCAGACGAGCTTCCTGGGCGACATGGTCCTCACCACGCCGCTCATCCGCGAGTTGGCGGCGCGGGGGCCGGTGGATGTGGTGGCGACGCCGGAAAACGCGGCGCTCCTCAAGCACCATCCCGATGTGCGACACCTCTTTCGCTTCGACAAGCGCGGCGCGCATGCAGGGGCGCGCGGCTTTCGGGAGTTGGTGCGCCTGGCGCATGCCGAAGACAACGACGACACCGCCTTTCTCGCCCAAGGCTCGATACGCAGCGCCGCGCTGGCACTGGCCGCCGGCTACTCGCATCGCGTGGGCTTCGACAGCTCGGCGGGGCGCTGGCTCTACACGCAGCGTGTCCCCTACCATCGCCAGCACCATCACGCCGAACGCCTCTGGTCGCTGGCCGGCTACGGTGAGAGTGAGCGCCCGACCGCCGAGGTGCTGCGTCCGTCGCTCTATCCCGGTGCCGACGACCTGGAGAGCGTGCAGCGACTCCTCGACGTCCATGCGCATGCGGGAGAGCCGCTCCTGGCCATTGCCCCCGGCTCGACGTGGGCCACCAAGCGCTGGCCGTACTACGCCGCGCTGGCGCGGCGCCTCACGCTCCTTGGGCGCGTCGTGATCATTGGCGCGGAGAGTGATGCACCGCTGGCGCAGGAGATCGTGGCCGAGACGTTCGGGAGCGCGATCGACGCCACGGGACAACTGTCGCTCCTGGCGTCGACGGCGATGATTGCGCGCGCGGCGGTGCTCGTGACCAACGATTCGGCGCCGTTGCACCTGGCGTCGGCGACGAACACACCCACCGTCGCGCTCTTCGGCCCCACGGTCACGGCGTTCGGCTTCGGGCCGCTCGCGAGCGCACGACAGGTGGCCGAGGTGTCGATGCTCGACTGTCGCCCGTGCGACGCGCACGGGCCACGCAGTTGTCCGTTGGGCCACTGGCGCTGCATGCGCGACCTGACCGTGTCGGAGGTTCTCGACGCCGTCGAGGCGGTTCGGCGCGACGTGAACGACGTGAACGACATGAACGACATGCGCGACGACGGTTCAAGGGCCTGA